In a genomic window of Virgibacillus sp. SK37:
- the sigB gene encoding RNA polymerase sigma factor SigB, which produces MTTKSQPHNSGRDEVYQWIEYLQEEPTDEVVQEKIVLTYKDLVESIARKYSKNSAIHEDLVQVGMIGLLAAVRRYDASFGKSFESFAIPTIIGEIKRFIRDKTWSVHVPRRIKELGPKIKKAVDELTTANQVSPSIKEIADYLEVTEEDVLETMEMGKSYKALSVDRKIEADSDGSTVAILDLVGNDESGYNNVDQKMMLEKILPILSEREQQILQCTYFDNMSQKETGELLGISQMHVSRLQRRSLRKLREAIQAESTEVFD; this is translated from the coding sequence ATGACGACCAAATCTCAACCACACAATAGCGGAAGAGATGAGGTTTACCAATGGATTGAATACTTGCAAGAGGAGCCAACCGATGAAGTGGTACAAGAAAAGATTGTGCTAACTTACAAGGATCTTGTAGAGTCCATTGCTAGAAAATATTCCAAAAATAGCGCCATTCACGAGGATCTTGTACAGGTAGGTATGATTGGATTATTAGCAGCAGTGAGAAGGTATGATGCATCATTTGGTAAATCCTTTGAATCTTTTGCTATTCCAACAATAATAGGAGAGATAAAGCGATTCATAAGAGATAAAACATGGAGTGTCCATGTACCTAGAAGAATCAAAGAACTTGGCCCGAAAATTAAAAAAGCAGTAGATGAATTAACAACTGCTAATCAAGTATCCCCCTCAATCAAAGAAATTGCTGATTATCTGGAAGTCACAGAAGAAGATGTTCTGGAAACAATGGAAATGGGTAAAAGTTACAAGGCTTTATCCGTGGATCGAAAGATTGAAGCAGATTCCGATGGCAGTACTGTAGCCATTTTGGATTTGGTAGGCAATGACGAAAGTGGATATAATAATGTTGATCAAAAAATGATGCTGGAGAAAATTCTACCTATCCTATCAGAAAGGGAGCAGCAGATTTTACAGTGTACGTATTTTGATAATATGAGCCAAAAAGAAACAGGCGAATTGCTAGGGATCTCACAAATGCATGTCTCCAGGCTACAACGCCGATCTCTACGTAAATTGAGAGAAGCCATACAAGCTGAGAGCACGGAGGTATTTGATTGA
- a CDS encoding protein phosphatase 2C domain-containing protein: protein MSYNRVDVSVFQKAKKGNYYCGDSYFYTETENEFVCAIADGLGSGEFAKESSQIVIEIIKSNIHSSIEQLIKKCNQQLTGKRGVVVGILKLDFKTKTYSFSSIGNIGVMTIPKGKKKIRNIPNAGYLAGYHRPFKVIQEKLEPETNFIMFSDGVSDKDLSQKFLLNTDVEMITKVFDYTSGAVKEDDTTLIAIRYK from the coding sequence TTGAGTTACAATAGAGTAGATGTATCTGTATTCCAGAAGGCGAAAAAAGGTAATTACTACTGTGGAGACAGTTACTTTTATACGGAAACAGAAAATGAGTTTGTCTGCGCTATTGCAGACGGTTTGGGGAGTGGAGAATTTGCCAAGGAGTCTTCCCAAATCGTTATCGAAATAATAAAAAGTAATATCCACTCATCCATTGAGCAACTTATAAAAAAGTGTAATCAGCAACTAACAGGAAAACGAGGAGTGGTCGTTGGGATCTTAAAATTGGACTTTAAGACAAAGACATACTCCTTTTCATCGATCGGAAATATAGGAGTAATGACCATTCCTAAGGGTAAAAAGAAGATACGTAATATACCTAATGCTGGTTATTTAGCTGGATACCATCGCCCGTTTAAGGTGATCCAGGAAAAGCTTGAACCGGAAACGAATTTTATTATGTTCTCTGATGGCGTCTCGGATAAAGACCTTTCGCAGAAATTTTTACTGAACACAGATGTGGAAATGATTACTAAAGTTTTTGATTATACAAGCGGGGCAGTCAAAGAAGATGATACAACGTTAATTGCAATCAGGTACAAGTAA
- a CDS encoding Tex family protein, which yields MELLQWVSKETKVNTSIVHKVIDLLDEGNTVPFIARYRKEMTGGLDEVQIKSVQDKWAYAVNLSDRKQEVIRIIDEQGKLTEELEKEINEATQLQRVEDLYRPYKQKRRTKATIAKEKGLEPLAKQVWEQQQIDLTAEAKKYISEEHELQVVEDVLAGVNDIIAEWISDDPEYREYIREETFKRGSIISELKAAEKDEKSVYEMYYEFNEAIRSMVSHRILALNRGEKEEVLKVTVEPPAEKINDYLVKKLIKQDTSEQVVELLKEAINDSYKRLIQPSVEREIRNGLTEKAEQQAIEVFSKNLNNLLLQPPLKGKTILGVDPAFRTGCKLATVDETGKVLDVGVMYPTAPKHDTAGAEKIVMNFIRKHHVELIAIGNGTASRETEQFISDVIGKNKLDIPYIIVNEAGASVYSASKLAREEFPDLQVEERSAASIARRVQDPLAELVKIDPKSIGVGQYQHDVGQKALNESLTFVVETAVNQVGVNVNTASSSLLQYVSGLSKAVANNIVKQRNEEGKFTNRKQLKKIPRLGAKTYEQGIGFLRIIDGDHPLDRTPIHPESYKQTEQLLKLLDCELHDIGSEKLREKVNTVDKKELAKELEIGEPTLLDIIGALGRPERDPRDDFPQPLLKQNVLSLEDLKPGMEMQGTVRNVVDFGVFVDIGVKQDGLVHISKMSNSFVKHPMDIASVGDVVTVWVEQIDANKGRIALSMIKSE from the coding sequence ATGGAACTGTTGCAATGGGTTTCTAAAGAGACCAAAGTTAATACTTCAATTGTACATAAAGTTATCGATTTATTAGATGAAGGAAATACGGTCCCATTTATTGCGCGTTATCGAAAAGAAATGACAGGTGGACTTGATGAAGTCCAAATTAAATCTGTACAAGATAAATGGGCATATGCGGTGAATCTCTCAGATAGAAAACAAGAAGTAATAAGAATTATTGACGAACAAGGTAAACTGACGGAAGAACTTGAGAAAGAGATTAACGAGGCCACTCAATTACAAAGAGTTGAGGATCTATACCGCCCGTATAAACAAAAACGGAGGACGAAGGCTACCATCGCCAAAGAAAAAGGTCTGGAGCCTCTGGCAAAACAGGTTTGGGAGCAGCAACAGATCGACTTGACCGCCGAAGCAAAGAAATATATATCAGAAGAGCATGAACTTCAGGTCGTAGAAGATGTGTTAGCAGGCGTAAACGATATAATTGCCGAGTGGATCTCTGATGACCCGGAATACCGTGAGTATATTAGAGAAGAAACATTCAAACGTGGTAGTATCATTTCTGAATTAAAAGCAGCTGAAAAAGATGAAAAAAGTGTTTACGAAATGTACTATGAATTTAATGAAGCAATTCGTTCCATGGTATCACATCGAATTTTAGCGTTGAACCGTGGAGAAAAAGAAGAAGTGCTGAAGGTTACAGTAGAACCACCTGCTGAAAAAATCAATGACTATCTTGTTAAAAAATTAATTAAACAGGATACAAGTGAGCAGGTTGTTGAATTGTTAAAAGAAGCAATTAACGATAGTTACAAAAGATTAATTCAGCCATCGGTAGAGAGGGAAATACGGAACGGGCTAACTGAAAAAGCCGAACAACAGGCAATAGAGGTTTTTTCCAAGAATCTTAATAATTTGTTACTACAACCTCCATTGAAAGGAAAAACAATTTTAGGAGTCGACCCTGCATTTCGAACCGGTTGTAAACTTGCGACAGTTGATGAGACAGGAAAGGTGCTTGACGTTGGTGTGATGTATCCGACGGCTCCAAAGCATGATACAGCTGGTGCAGAAAAGATAGTAATGAATTTTATAAGAAAGCATCACGTTGAGTTGATAGCAATTGGCAATGGCACTGCATCAAGAGAAACAGAACAGTTTATATCAGATGTAATAGGAAAAAATAAACTGGATATTCCTTACATTATTGTTAATGAAGCCGGAGCAAGTGTGTATTCTGCTTCTAAACTAGCGCGTGAGGAATTTCCAGATTTACAGGTAGAAGAAAGAAGTGCGGCCTCCATTGCTCGCCGAGTTCAGGATCCATTGGCTGAACTAGTTAAAATTGACCCAAAATCAATTGGTGTAGGGCAGTATCAGCATGATGTCGGACAAAAAGCGTTAAATGAATCTTTAACCTTTGTTGTAGAAACTGCGGTTAACCAAGTTGGAGTGAATGTTAATACTGCTTCTTCATCTCTATTGCAATATGTATCCGGTTTGAGTAAGGCAGTGGCTAATAATATTGTGAAGCAGCGGAACGAAGAGGGGAAGTTTACTAATCGAAAGCAGTTAAAAAAGATCCCTCGTTTGGGTGCGAAAACTTATGAACAGGGAATCGGATTTTTGCGTATTATTGATGGAGATCATCCCTTGGATCGTACGCCAATTCATCCGGAAAGTTATAAGCAAACAGAACAACTATTAAAATTACTTGATTGTGAGTTACATGATATCGGTTCGGAAAAATTAAGAGAAAAAGTAAACACAGTAGATAAAAAAGAACTCGCAAAAGAATTAGAAATAGGGGAGCCAACTTTATTGGATATTATTGGGGCTCTCGGACGTCCCGAGCGCGATCCACGTGATGACTTTCCACAGCCTCTGTTGAAGCAAAATGTACTAAGCTTAGAAGATTTAAAGCCAGGTATGGAAATGCAGGGAACAGTAAGGAATGTGGTGGATTTCGGTGTGTTTGTAGATATTGGAGTTAAGCAGGATGGCCTTGTGCATATCTCCAAAATGTCAAATTCCTTTGTGAAACACCCTATGGATATAGCCTCAGTTGGCGATGTAGTGACTGTATGGGTAGAACAAATTGATGCAAATAAAGGTAGAATAGCTCTATCTATGATTAAAAGCGAATAA